One Carassius auratus strain Wakin chromosome 4, ASM336829v1, whole genome shotgun sequence DNA segment encodes these proteins:
- the LOC113063910 gene encoding NUAK family SNF1-like kinase 1: METESSPLASNGANESEPLPVDYPGGEMPASLAVRRGSSVKKHHHKHNLKHRYELLETLGRGTYGKVKKAIERHTGRAVAIKSIRKEKIKDEQDMVHIRREIEIMSSLRHPHIISIYEVFENKDKIVIVMEYASKGELYDYISERRRLSERETRHFFRQIVSAVHYCHKNGVVHRDLKLENILLDDNGNIKIADFGLSNLYHKDKLLQTFCGSPLYASPEIVNGRPYKGPEVDSWALGVLLYTLVYGTMPFDGGDHHRLIRQISNGEYREPPQSSDARGLIRWMLMVNPDRRATVEDIANHWWVNWGWKTSVCDCQMQRENSSPMLARFIDWQNRTEVRPGKVQRPEPGSTNNGTNTASTPARRLRKSMKENDVGMWGVAEEKSGLKRPKSILKTRATSGDQRSQSLCEVELRRSICYQDVESGSSPEREDTLGGSPAKMVSMLPKKGILKNNQQRESGYYSSPERSESSELLGGATVQPPSSSPTKRTVGRKGILKRNGKYSTHSAMGVHGEAQADSNGPRSQSRPSSILYEEMGLSNMALDWPPASPKPNIRGSLSAEDLLQTAGFRGLQTVAPLHGGKGVRSPPGSPGDNGSFSLLGDLDDVTQVYQKALDISSQLG, encoded by the exons ATGGAGACGGAATCATCCCCGTTAGCGAGTAACGGAGCGAATGAAAGTGAGCCTCTACCGGTGGACTATCCCGGAGGAGAGATGCCAGCCTCTCTTGCTGTACGGAGAGGCTCCAGCGTGAAGAAACATCACCACAAACACAACCTGAAGCACCGCTACGAGCTGCTCGAAACCCTCGGGAGAGGAACATATGGAAAAGTGAAGAAAGCCATAGAGAGGCACACTGGACGAGCG GTGGCAATTAAATCCATCCGAAAGGAGAAGATTAAAGATGAACAAGACATGGTGCACATCCGCAGAGAGATCGAGATCATGTCTTCTCTCCGCCATCCACACATCATCTCTATATACGAAG TGTTCGAGAATAAGGATAAGATTGTGATCGTGATGGAATATGCCAGTAAGGGCGAGCTGTACGATTACATCAGCGAGCGCCGAAGGCTCAGCGAAAGGGAGACGAGACACTTCTTCAGACAGATTGTCTCTGCTGTTCATTACTGCCACAAG AATGGAGTAGTACACCGAGATCTCAAGCTGGAAAACATCCTCCTGGATGACAACGGTAACATTAAG aTTGCAGATTTTGGTTTGTCCAACCTCTACCATAAGGACAAGCTTCTTCAAACATTCTGCGGCAGCCCGCTGTACGCCTCCCCTGAGATTGTGAACGGACGACCGTATAAAGGCCCCGAG GTTGACAGCTGGGCACTGGGCGTATTACTATACACTCTTGTGTACGGAACAATGCCCTTCGATGGAGGTGACCACCATAGACTCATTCGCCAGATCAGCAACGGAGAATACAGAGAACCGCCACAGTCATCAG ACGCTCGTGGTTTGATCCGCTGGATGTTGATGGTTAATCCAGATCGCAGGGCTACAGTTGAAGACATTGCAAATCACTGGTGGGTGAACTGGGGCTGGAAGACCAGCGTGTGTGACTGCCAGATGCAAAGGGAGAACAGCTCACCCATGCTGGCCCGCTTCATTGACTGGCAGAACCGCACCGAGGTCCGTCCAGGCAAAGTTCAACGCCCAGAGCCTGGTAGCACTAACAATGGCACTAATACAGCCTCAACTCCAGCCCGGCGTCTGAGAAAGTCCATGAAGGAGAATGATGTTGGGATGTGGGGTGTTGCAGAGGAGAAGTCAGGCCTCAAGAGACCAAAGAGCATCCTGAAGACTCGGGCGACCAGTGGAGACCAGCGGTCCCAGAGTCTATGCGAAGTAGAGCTCAGACGGTCCATTTGCTACCAAGATGTCGAGTCTGGCTCGAGTCCAGAGCGAGAAGACACCCTGGGTGGCTCGCCAGCCAAAATGGTGTCTATGTTACCCAAGAAAGGCATTCTGAAAAACAATCAGCAGCGCGAGTCTGGTTATTACTCCTCGCCGGAGCGCAGCGAATCCTCCGAACTGTTAGGGGGTGCTACTGTGCAGCCTCCGAGTAGCTCACCAACCAAACGGACTGTTGGGAGGAAAGGTATACTGAAGCGTAATGGGAAATATTCCACACACAGTGCCATGGGAGTCCATGGAGAGGCCCAGGCAGACTCAAATGGCCCGCGGAGCCAGAGCAGACCCTCCAGCATCTTGTACGAGGAGATGGGTCTTTCCAACATGGCGTTGGACTGGCCACCCGCCTCTCCGAAACCCAACATCCGGGGCTCGCTGTCGGCTGAAGACTTGCTGCAGACGGCTGGGTTCAGGGGCCTTCAGACCGTGGCACCCCTTCATGGTGGAAAGGGTGTCCGTAGCCCTCCTGGTTCCCCTGGAGACAATGGGAGCTTCTCCTTGCTGGGCGATCTGGATGATGTTACCCAGGTGTACCAGAAAGCCCTGGACATTAGCAGCCAGCTAGGTTAG